In one Aricia agestis chromosome 5, ilAriAges1.1, whole genome shotgun sequence genomic region, the following are encoded:
- the LOC121727483 gene encoding peroxiredoxin yields the protein MKYIFIIFISTLFITICNGTLFESDSCYSFGSGNVFPGGARRIDHNLQFTKAMISKPAPEWEATAVVNGEITQLSLSSFRGKYLVFFFYPLDFTFVCPTEILAFSERIEEFKKINTEVVACSVDSHFTHLAWINTPRKEGGLGKINIPLLSDLTHSIAKDYGVYLEDVGHTLRGLFIIDYKGILRQITMNDLPVGRSVDETLRLVQAFQYTDNHGEVCPAGWKPGQDTIIPNPDEKKKYFEKMSK from the exons atgaaatatatttttattatattcatttcaACTCTATTTATAACAATATGTAATGGAACATTGTTTGAGAGCGATTCGTGTTACTCGTTCGGAAGCGGCAATGTTTTCCCTGGTGGTGCTAGGAGAATTGATCACAACTTACAATTTACTAAAGCTATga TATCAAAACCGGCTCCAGAGTGGGAGGCAACTGCTGTTGTTAATGGAGAAATCACTCAGTTATCACTATCTAGTTTCAGAGGCAAATACTTAGTTTTCTTCTTCTATCCGCTGGACTT CACATTTGTGTGTCCGACTGAAATTTTGGCATTTTCTGAGAGAATtgaggaatttaaaaaaataaatactgaaGTGGTAGCATGTTCAGTTGACTCGCACTTTACTCACCTTGCATGGATAAATACTCCCCGAAAAGAAGGTGGCCttggaaaaataaatataccacTTCTTAGTGATTTAACACATTCCATTGCTAAAGACTATGGTGTTTATTTAGAAGATGTGGGACACACATTAAGaggattatttattattgattacaaGGGTATCTTAAGACAAATCACTATGAATGATTTACCCGTTGGTCGCTCTGTAGATGAGACATtgagattagttcaagcatttCAGTATACTGATAATCACGGTGAAGTTTGCCCTGCTGGATGGAAACCAGGCCAAGATACA ATAATTCCAAACCCagatgaaaagaaaaaatattttgaaaaaatgtcaaagtaa